The following proteins come from a genomic window of Sardina pilchardus chromosome 13, fSarPil1.1, whole genome shotgun sequence:
- the slc25a15a gene encoding solute carrier family 25 member 15a isoform X1, which translates to MAPHPVVQAMIDLTAGAVGGTACVFTGQPFDTAKVKMQTFPGMYRGFLHCFSSVYQQVGLRGLYRGTSPALIANIAENAVLFMSYGFCQDVVRYISGLERGTELSDIQKACSGSVASIFSSLALCPTELVKCRLQAMHEMEASGKIASGQKSTVWSVVRNVIRTNGPLGFYQGLTTTIVRELPGYFCFFGGYELSRSTFAKHMGKDKEDIGVVPLMFSGGFGGACLWLVVYPIDCVKSRIQVLSLAGRQEGFIKTFVGVVRNEGVAPLYSGLTPTMIRTFPANGALFLAYELSRKAMMRKYDS; encoded by the exons ATGGCTCCACATCCTGTTGTCCAGGCCATGATAGACCTCACTGCTGGAGCTGTTG GTGGCACTGCTTGTGTGTTCACCGGGCAGCCCTTCGACACGGCCAAGGTGAAGATGCAGACGTTCCCGGGCATGTACCGCGGCTTCCTGCATTGCTTCTCCTCCGTCTACCAGCAGGTGGGGCTGCGAGGCCTGTACCGCGGCACCTCGCCGGCCCTCATCGCCAACATCGCCGAGAACGCCGTGCTCTTCATGAGCTACGGCTTCTGCCAGGACGTGGTGCGCTACATCTCCGGCCTGGAGCGGGGAACCGAGCTCAG TGATATTCAGAAGGCGTGCTCGGGGTCGGTggcctccatcttctcctcgcTGGCGCTGTGCCCCACGGAGCTGGTGAAGTGTCGCCTGCAGGCCATGCATGAAATGGAGGCGTCGGGCAAGATTGCCAGCGGCCAGAAGAG CACGGTGTGGTCAGTAGTGAGGAATGTGATTCGGACCAATGGGCCGCTGGGCTTCTACCAGGGCCTGACCACCACCATAGTGCGGGAGCTGCCGGGATACTTCTGCTTCTTCGGCGGATACGAGCTCAGCCGCTCCACATTCGCCAAGCACATGGGCAAGGACAAAGAGGACATAG GTGTGGTTCCGCTCATGTTCAGTGGAGGCTTCGGGGGGGCGTGCCTTTGGCTGGTGGTGTACCCCATCGACTGCGTCAAGTCTCGCATCCAGGTGCTATCTCTGGCCGGCCGGCAGGAGGGCTTCATCAAGACCTTCGTTGGCGTTGTGCGTAACGAAG gagTGGCACCGCTGTACTCTGGTCTCACCCCAACCATGATCCGCACCTTCCCTGCCAACGGAGCGCTGTTCCTGGCCTACGAGCTCAGCCGCAAGGCCATGATGAGGAAGTATGACAGCTGA
- the slc25a15a gene encoding solute carrier family 25 member 15a isoform X2: protein MQTFPGMYRGFLHCFSSVYQQVGLRGLYRGTSPALIANIAENAVLFMSYGFCQDVVRYISGLERGTELSDIQKACSGSVASIFSSLALCPTELVKCRLQAMHEMEASGKIASGQKSTVWSVVRNVIRTNGPLGFYQGLTTTIVRELPGYFCFFGGYELSRSTFAKHMGKDKEDIGVVPLMFSGGFGGACLWLVVYPIDCVKSRIQVLSLAGRQEGFIKTFVGVVRNEGVAPLYSGLTPTMIRTFPANGALFLAYELSRKAMMRKYDS, encoded by the exons ATGCAGACGTTCCCGGGCATGTACCGCGGCTTCCTGCATTGCTTCTCCTCCGTCTACCAGCAGGTGGGGCTGCGAGGCCTGTACCGCGGCACCTCGCCGGCCCTCATCGCCAACATCGCCGAGAACGCCGTGCTCTTCATGAGCTACGGCTTCTGCCAGGACGTGGTGCGCTACATCTCCGGCCTGGAGCGGGGAACCGAGCTCAG TGATATTCAGAAGGCGTGCTCGGGGTCGGTggcctccatcttctcctcgcTGGCGCTGTGCCCCACGGAGCTGGTGAAGTGTCGCCTGCAGGCCATGCATGAAATGGAGGCGTCGGGCAAGATTGCCAGCGGCCAGAAGAG CACGGTGTGGTCAGTAGTGAGGAATGTGATTCGGACCAATGGGCCGCTGGGCTTCTACCAGGGCCTGACCACCACCATAGTGCGGGAGCTGCCGGGATACTTCTGCTTCTTCGGCGGATACGAGCTCAGCCGCTCCACATTCGCCAAGCACATGGGCAAGGACAAAGAGGACATAG GTGTGGTTCCGCTCATGTTCAGTGGAGGCTTCGGGGGGGCGTGCCTTTGGCTGGTGGTGTACCCCATCGACTGCGTCAAGTCTCGCATCCAGGTGCTATCTCTGGCCGGCCGGCAGGAGGGCTTCATCAAGACCTTCGTTGGCGTTGTGCGTAACGAAG gagTGGCACCGCTGTACTCTGGTCTCACCCCAACCATGATCCGCACCTTCCCTGCCAACGGAGCGCTGTTCCTGGCCTACGAGCTCAGCCGCAAGGCCATGATGAGGAAGTATGACAGCTGA